From Verrucomicrobia bacterium S94, the proteins below share one genomic window:
- a CDS encoding ArsR family transcriptional regulator, giving the protein MQIKDAAKQMAELGHETRLSIFRYLVKGGRQGVPVGAIQAELNVPASTLSHHISRLVAVGLVIQCRKGRTLYCAPQYERLDELIEFLKDECCIHETPAEP; this is encoded by the coding sequence ATGCAGATAAAGGACGCGGCAAAACAGATGGCGGAACTGGGGCATGAAACGCGCCTGTCCATTTTCAGATATTTGGTCAAAGGCGGTCGGCAGGGGGTTCCGGTCGGAGCCATTCAGGCGGAACTGAATGTCCCGGCTTCCACGTTATCGCACCACATCAGCCGACTGGTTGCCGTTGGCTTGGTCATACAGTGCCGGAAGGGCCGGACGCTGTATTGTGCGCCGCAATATGAACGTCTGGACGAACTGATCGAATTTCTAAAAGACGAATGCTGCATCCACGAAACGCCGGCCGAACCGTAG
- a CDS encoding HAD family hydrolase — translation MLRITNQNTHCALVPAGDFRRINDYWKNEVHAGRSSRHTLHDPRPAVHLSGFFPAGNRLQPIRPLCRLPPLRVPYKSGFVILWPLCLHFLMKFKHIIWDWNGTLWDDTWLCTDINNHMLERRGLPRIDIRVYRDKLIFPVDQYYCQLGFDYSKDPYNVLAEEFIEEYTDRRFSCPLHAGARELIAELQTLNVPQAVLSAYQHDTLIEALNHFQLLNCFDEVIGLNDIYAAGKVENGLRYIGNLKTDPSEVLFIGDTLHDFEVATAMGVNCALVAHGHNSRPRLESTGAPVFDDIARLRGYILG, via the coding sequence ATGCTGCGGATCACGAACCAGAACACGCATTGTGCTCTGGTCCCTGCTGGTGATTTTCGTCGGATTAATGATTATTGGAAAAATGAAGTCCATGCCGGCCGATCCAGCAGACACACCTTGCACGATCCCCGCCCAGCCGTCCACCTGTCCGGCTTTTTTCCAGCCGGAAACCGGTTGCAGCCAATAAGACCGCTCTGCCGCCTCCCTCCACTCAGGGTGCCATATAAATCAGGCTTTGTGATCCTGTGGCCGTTATGCTTACATTTCCTCATGAAATTCAAGCACATTATCTGGGACTGGAACGGAACGTTGTGGGACGACACCTGGCTCTGTACCGACATTAATAATCATATGCTGGAACGCCGGGGTCTGCCGCGGATCGATATCAGAGTATACAGAGATAAACTGATCTTTCCGGTCGATCAATATTACTGCCAGCTGGGTTTCGATTATTCGAAGGATCCCTACAACGTGCTGGCCGAGGAGTTTATCGAAGAATACACCGACCGGCGATTCAGCTGCCCGCTTCATGCCGGTGCAAGAGAATTGATCGCCGAACTCCAGACGCTGAATGTTCCCCAGGCCGTTTTATCCGCTTATCAGCATGATACGCTGATCGAAGCACTGAACCATTTCCAGCTGCTGAACTGTTTTGATGAGGTCATCGGTCTGAATGATATCTATGCGGCCGGCAAAGTGGAGAACGGCTTGAGGTATATAGGGAACCTGAAAACAGATCCTTCCGAAGTTCTGTTCATCGGCGACACCCTGCACGATTTCGAAGTGGCCACAGCCATGGGCGTTAACTGCGCGCTCGTCGCTCATGGACACAACAGCCGCCCGCGCCTGGAATCCACCGGTGCGCCGGTGTTCGACGATATCGCTCGTCTCCGCGGATACATACTCGGCTGA
- a CDS encoding integrase has product MSKKRFGGRFNVFWVIYMLLAHRFMPKHDGQIQLLLYQVKMLRDRIDEPRIIPSSDERAELLRLGAKIDHDIAEVMCVVKPGTYRRWPSKKADKSKKEMIVGRPETAEETIALIIRLATENIAWGYKRILGELKKLGVDIGLTTIRDILKRAGHKPSPQKTKSKPVVPWSDFIGAHMETLIACDYFTKPIYTLFGKFDAYVLVFIHLGSRRVFMTPPTFHPNDDWLKIQIRSAAMWLDGIGVKPTCLIHDGDKKFGKMFKAFWKSEGVRCLKIPPRSPQANAFCECYIGTYKHQCLNSFFCLSLDQLDYINRKWVTYYNNERPHQGKDIGNNILRPDFTPVSEGEIVRYEALGGVLAWYERAA; this is encoded by the coding sequence ATGAGCAAGAAGAGGTTTGGCGGTAGGTTTAATGTGTTTTGGGTGATTTACATGCTCTTGGCGCACCGTTTTATGCCCAAACATGATGGTCAAATCCAGTTGCTGTTGTATCAGGTTAAGATGCTCCGAGATCGCATTGATGAGCCGCGAATTATCCCATCTTCGGACGAGCGTGCAGAATTGCTCCGTTTGGGTGCCAAAATTGATCACGATATTGCGGAGGTAATGTGCGTGGTGAAGCCGGGAACCTACCGCCGCTGGCCGAGCAAAAAGGCGGATAAATCGAAAAAGGAAATGATTGTTGGTCGACCGGAAACCGCCGAAGAAACCATTGCACTGATCATTCGTTTGGCTACTGAAAACATCGCGTGGGGCTACAAACGTATTTTGGGCGAACTGAAGAAGCTGGGCGTTGATATTGGGCTGACGACCATTCGTGATATTTTGAAGCGAGCGGGGCATAAACCATCGCCCCAGAAAACAAAGAGCAAGCCCGTGGTTCCGTGGTCGGACTTTATCGGTGCGCACATGGAAACGTTGATTGCCTGCGATTACTTTACGAAACCCATCTACACGCTTTTCGGCAAGTTCGACGCCTACGTGCTGGTCTTTATCCACCTCGGCAGTCGCCGTGTTTTCATGACGCCACCCACGTTTCATCCCAATGATGACTGGCTTAAGATTCAGATTCGCAGTGCGGCGATGTGGCTCGATGGAATCGGAGTTAAACCCACCTGCCTGATCCACGACGGAGACAAGAAATTCGGGAAGATGTTTAAAGCATTCTGGAAGTCGGAAGGTGTGCGATGTTTGAAGATCCCTCCGCGCTCGCCGCAGGCCAATGCCTTTTGCGAGTGCTATATTGGGACGTACAAACATCAGTGTTTGAATAGTTTCTTTTGCCTGAGCCTCGATCAGCTCGATTACATCAACCGAAAATGGGTGACGTACTACAACAACGAGAGACCGCATCAGGGAAAAGACATCGGGAATAACATTCTGCGCCCCGACTTTACGCCCGTCAGCGAAGGCGAAATCGTGCGCTACGAAGCTCTCGGCGGCGTACTCGCGTGGTACGAACGCGCCGCTTAA
- a CDS encoding ArsR family transcriptional regulator: METTLNILKALSDKNRFRVIAALGRYDELCACQVTELLQVSGATASRHMGILQRAGLVGSRKDGRWVYYFLTKPEGSEPLFQWLEKARTDTDELNADFQALEKIVSMTREDLCRMQRGEDCCPN, translated from the coding sequence ATGGAAACAACATTAAATATTTTAAAGGCGCTTTCGGATAAAAACCGGTTCCGGGTGATTGCGGCGCTGGGGCGGTATGACGAGCTTTGCGCCTGTCAGGTGACGGAGCTGCTGCAGGTGAGCGGGGCGACGGCATCGCGCCATATGGGCATTCTGCAGCGGGCCGGTTTGGTCGGGAGTCGTAAGGACGGGCGCTGGGTTTATTATTTTCTGACGAAGCCGGAGGGGTCGGAACCGCTGTTTCAGTGGCTGGAAAAAGCGAGGACTGATACGGATGAATTAAATGCCGATTTTCAGGCCCTGGAAAAAATTGTGAGTATGACGCGAGAGGATCTGTGCCGGATGCAGCGCGGCGAGGATTGCTGTCCGAACTAG
- a CDS encoding permease — protein MNRVQEIAIEAGRDGAGGVNGWLSEIISRGLSELDTGLSPDLTAGISKALATFIFIFAELTLLFLSISFIIGILQSYIPAGKIQRMLNKKRGYMMAALLGAVTPFCSCSTIPFLKGLIRAGAGFGGIIVFLLASPLLNPIIIGLFFISFGLKVAIYYFAVAMGFSILAGILLEQLGFQKYIRPISSTADEPCGCAEPASESSPCCDTPTANTQPATWSTHCRKAWKQAVSDFKGAFWFMLGGVLIGCIIYGFVPESFISRYAGGSSPLAVPVAAVVGVPLYIRAEAVIPISLGLVDKGMSLGAVIAFIIGSAGASLTEVVLLKSLFRNPIIAAFLIVVFTMAILAGYLLPFFL, from the coding sequence ATGAATCGTGTTCAGGAAATCGCTATCGAAGCCGGCCGCGACGGGGCCGGCGGGGTGAACGGATGGCTTTCTGAAATCATCAGCCGGGGTTTATCCGAACTCGACACCGGGCTCTCGCCCGACCTGACCGCCGGAATTTCAAAAGCCCTTGCAACGTTTATTTTTATCTTTGCCGAACTGACCCTGCTGTTTCTCTCCATCAGTTTCATCATCGGCATCCTGCAAAGCTATATTCCCGCCGGAAAAATCCAGCGCATGCTCAATAAAAAACGCGGCTATATGATGGCGGCACTGCTGGGTGCCGTCACGCCGTTCTGTTCCTGTTCGACCATACCGTTTCTGAAAGGGCTGATCCGGGCCGGTGCCGGCTTCGGCGGCATCATCGTCTTCCTGCTGGCCAGCCCCTTGCTCAATCCCATTATTATCGGTCTGTTCTTCATCAGCTTCGGACTGAAGGTCGCGATCTACTATTTTGCGGTTGCCATGGGCTTTTCGATTCTTGCCGGCATCCTTCTGGAACAGCTGGGTTTCCAAAAATATATCCGGCCGATCAGCAGCACAGCGGATGAACCGTGCGGATGCGCCGAACCCGCCTCGGAAAGCAGCCCCTGCTGCGATACACCGACGGCAAATACACAACCGGCCACATGGAGCACACACTGCCGGAAAGCGTGGAAGCAGGCTGTTTCCGATTTTAAAGGCGCTTTCTGGTTCATGCTGGGCGGAGTACTTATCGGCTGCATAATCTACGGTTTTGTTCCCGAATCCTTTATCAGCCGTTACGCCGGCGGCAGCAGTCCGCTGGCCGTACCGGTGGCGGCGGTTGTGGGCGTTCCGCTCTACATCCGTGCCGAAGCGGTCATTCCAATCAGCCTCGGACTCGTCGATAAAGGAATGAGTCTCGGAGCCGTAATCGCCTTCATCATCGGAAGCGCCGGAGCCAGCCTGACCGAAGTCGTGCTACTCAAATCCCTCTTCAGAAACCCCATCATCGCAGCCTTTCTGATCGTGGTATTCACCATGGCTATTCTTGCCGGCTATCTGCTGCCGTTTTTTCTCTAA
- the arsA gene encoding arsenical pump-driving ATPase: MNALLNKATRFLFFTGKGGVGKTSMSCAVAVGLAEAGKKVLLISTDPASNLHEVLETDLGSKPVPVNGVPGLDAMNINPMVAAEEYRERMVGPYRGVLPDEAVQQMEEQLSGACTVEIAGFNEFSKMIGDEKMIGGYDHIVLDTAPTGHTLRLLNLPSAWNEFIAGNETGSSCLGPVAGLADQKALYEQVVNALKNPEQTLLALVARAEPMSLAEAARASTELAELGLTNQHLILNGVYADETSDAVGQAFAFKSLKAIAAMPAVFEALPKSEVPFRPHGVMGVEALKSVAGGQADPAWQDAPDALRDALSNALENVSEWDALFQSLEAPGRGVIMTMGKGGVGKTVMASAIAAELARRGHSVLLSTTDPAAHVAETIGGGLDNLQVSRIDPKAETQRYCEGILEKNRGKLSEDDLALLEEELRSPCIEEIAVFQAFAQTVAKGSDQFIVLDTAPTGHTLLLLDSTEAYHREVAKSADDIPAEVKELLPRIRDPEFTKVLIVALPEATPTHEAADLQRDLRRADIEPYGWIINRSFAVSGTTDPVLCAKGLHETTYIKEIASGLSSKQTVISPWIGDELNSPESLKQLTV, from the coding sequence ATGAATGCACTATTGAATAAAGCGACACGGTTTCTGTTTTTCACCGGCAAGGGCGGGGTAGGTAAAACCTCGATGTCCTGTGCGGTGGCGGTCGGTTTGGCGGAAGCAGGAAAAAAGGTTTTATTAATCAGCACCGATCCGGCGTCGAATCTGCATGAAGTGCTGGAAACGGATCTCGGGTCAAAGCCGGTGCCGGTTAACGGTGTTCCGGGACTTGACGCCATGAATATCAACCCGATGGTTGCGGCTGAAGAATATCGCGAACGCATGGTCGGGCCGTATCGCGGCGTACTGCCGGATGAAGCGGTGCAGCAGATGGAGGAACAGCTTTCCGGGGCCTGCACGGTTGAAATTGCGGGATTCAATGAATTCTCCAAAATGATCGGCGACGAAAAAATGATCGGCGGTTACGATCATATCGTGCTCGATACGGCACCGACCGGACATACCCTGCGGCTGCTGAATCTGCCGTCGGCGTGGAACGAGTTTATTGCCGGGAATGAAACCGGCTCCTCCTGTCTGGGTCCGGTTGCCGGGCTGGCGGATCAGAAAGCACTTTATGAACAGGTGGTTAACGCGCTGAAAAATCCGGAGCAGACCCTGCTGGCACTCGTGGCCCGCGCCGAGCCGATGAGCCTGGCTGAAGCCGCGCGCGCCAGTACTGAGCTGGCAGAGCTGGGCCTGACGAACCAGCACCTGATTCTGAACGGAGTTTATGCCGACGAAACGTCTGATGCGGTCGGGCAGGCCTTTGCATTCAAATCGTTGAAGGCGATTGCTGCCATGCCGGCTGTTTTTGAGGCGCTGCCCAAAAGCGAGGTGCCGTTCCGCCCGCATGGCGTGATGGGCGTTGAGGCCTTGAAGTCTGTGGCCGGCGGTCAGGCCGATCCGGCGTGGCAGGACGCTCCCGATGCGCTGCGTGATGCGCTTTCCAATGCCCTGGAAAACGTCAGTGAGTGGGACGCCCTTTTCCAATCCCTGGAAGCACCGGGGCGTGGCGTGATTATGACGATGGGCAAAGGCGGCGTCGGGAAAACCGTCATGGCCTCCGCCATCGCCGCCGAACTGGCGCGCCGCGGCCATTCGGTCCTGCTGTCCACCACCGACCCGGCTGCGCATGTAGCTGAAACGATCGGCGGCGGCCTGGATAATCTGCAGGTGAGCCGGATTGATCCGAAAGCGGAGACGCAGCGCTATTGTGAAGGCATTCTCGAAAAGAACCGCGGGAAGCTTTCGGAGGATGATCTGGCGCTGCTCGAGGAGGAACTCCGCTCTCCGTGCATTGAAGAAATTGCTGTGTTTCAGGCGTTTGCCCAGACGGTGGCGAAGGGGTCGGACCAGTTTATCGTGCTCGATACGGCGCCGACCGGACACACGCTGCTGCTGCTCGATTCGACCGAGGCGTATCACCGCGAAGTCGCCAAGTCCGCCGACGATATTCCGGCCGAAGTGAAAGAGCTGCTGCCGCGTATCCGCGACCCGGAATTTACAAAAGTGCTGATCGTTGCGCTGCCGGAAGCCACCCCGACGCACGAGGCCGCCGACCTGCAGCGCGATCTCCGCCGCGCGGATATTGAACCGTACGGCTGGATTATCAACCGCAGTTTTGCGGTATCCGGTACGACGGATCCGGTGCTCTGCGCCAAAGGGCTGCACGAAACGACCTACATCAAGGAAATCGCCTCCGGACTGTCCTCGAAACAGACCGTGATTTCTCCGTGGATCGGGGACGAGCTGAACAGTCCGGAAAGTTTGAAACAACTGACGGTATAG
- a CDS encoding arsenate reductase ArsC, whose amino-acid sequence MSKKINLLYLCTGNSCRSQMAEGWTRALKGAEIDVCSAGIETHGLNPNAVKVMAEAGVDISGHKSQHIDEFKDAQIDYVVTVCDHAHETCPFFPGGAKVMHVGFDDPPRMAKEIAEKGGSEEEQLAAYREVRDQIRAFVETLPDTLEELSGEMK is encoded by the coding sequence ATGAGTAAAAAAATAAATCTGTTGTATCTCTGCACCGGAAACTCCTGCCGCAGTCAGATGGCTGAGGGCTGGACCCGCGCGCTGAAGGGCGCTGAAATCGATGTCTGTTCCGCCGGTATTGAAACACATGGTCTTAATCCGAATGCGGTGAAGGTCATGGCCGAGGCCGGGGTGGATATTTCCGGCCACAAATCGCAGCACATCGACGAATTCAAAGATGCGCAGATCGATTATGTCGTTACCGTCTGCGATCACGCTCACGAAACCTGCCCGTTTTTTCCCGGCGGGGCCAAAGTGATGCACGTCGGTTTCGATGATCCCCCGCGGATGGCAAAAGAAATTGCTGAAAAGGGCGGTTCGGAAGAAGAGCAGCTTGCGGCTTACCGGGAAGTGCGCGATCAGATCCGTGCCTTTGTGGAAACACTGCCCGATACACTTGAAGAACTATCAGGAGAAATGAAATGA
- the arsB gene encoding ACR3 family arsenite efflux transporter, which yields MSEEKDTGISFFEKYLTVWVTLCMVAGILIGRFLPAIPEFLGKLEYANVSIPVAVLIWIMIYPMMMKVDFKSVKHVGENPQGLYLTWVVNWLIKPFTMFGIAWLFFYVLFKSLIPADLAKDYLAGAVLLGAAPCTAMVFVWSHLTKGNPAYTVVQVATNDLIILVAFVPIVKFLLGVSNVFVPWDTLILSVVLFVVVPLTAGALTRGHMLKTKGKEYFENTFLPKFGNTTIAGLLLTLVIIFSFQGDVIIKNPVHIGLIAVPLILQTALIFFIAYLGAKVMKLPYNVAAPAGMIGASNFFELAVAVAIALFGTSSPVALATIVGVLVEVPVMLALVSFANRTQGWFKH from the coding sequence ATGAGCGAAGAAAAAGATACAGGCATCAGTTTTTTTGAAAAATATCTGACGGTATGGGTGACGCTGTGCATGGTGGCCGGGATTCTGATCGGGCGGTTTCTGCCGGCGATTCCGGAATTTCTGGGAAAACTGGAATATGCCAATGTATCGATTCCGGTGGCGGTACTGATCTGGATCATGATTTATCCGATGATGATGAAGGTCGACTTTAAATCGGTGAAGCATGTGGGTGAAAATCCGCAGGGGCTTTATCTGACCTGGGTGGTGAACTGGCTGATCAAGCCGTTCACCATGTTCGGCATTGCGTGGCTCTTTTTCTATGTGCTTTTTAAAAGCCTGATTCCGGCGGATCTGGCGAAAGACTATCTGGCGGGTGCGGTGCTGCTCGGCGCGGCACCGTGCACGGCGATGGTGTTTGTGTGGAGTCATCTGACGAAGGGCAATCCGGCCTACACGGTGGTGCAGGTGGCGACGAATGACCTGATTATTCTGGTGGCGTTTGTGCCGATCGTTAAATTCCTGCTCGGCGTAAGTAATGTTTTTGTACCGTGGGATACGCTGATTCTTTCGGTGGTTCTGTTTGTGGTGGTGCCGCTGACCGCCGGGGCGCTGACGCGCGGGCATATGCTGAAGACCAAAGGGAAGGAATATTTTGAAAACACGTTTCTTCCAAAGTTCGGCAATACGACGATTGCCGGGCTGCTGCTTACTCTCGTGATCATCTTCTCTTTTCAGGGCGATGTGATTATCAAAAACCCGGTACACATCGGTCTGATTGCGGTGCCGCTGATTCTCCAGACTGCACTGATTTTCTTTATTGCCTATCTGGGAGCAAAAGTAATGAAGCTTCCGTACAATGTGGCGGCCCCGGCCGGAATGATCGGTGCGTCGAACTTTTTTGAACTGGCGGTGGCGGTGGCGATTGCGCTCTTCGGTACCAGCTCGCCGGTGGCACTGGCCACGATTGTCGGGGTGCTGGTGGAGGTTCCCGTGATGCTGGCACTGGTCAGTTTTGCCAACCGGACCCAGGGCTGGTTTAAGCATTAA
- a CDS encoding dinitrogenase iron-molybdenum cofactor biosynthesis protein, translating into MEPKKTKPIRAAVATKDGISINLHFGHAKTFWIYELQAGQFTLLEKRDVDHYCQGGSGDSSAMQKILQTLTDCRWVFVARIGDGPIAKLNAIGVEPVDTFAHLGIDEALKSLASQLDEPAGGTASE; encoded by the coding sequence ATGGAACCGAAAAAAACAAAACCGATTCGCGCGGCCGTTGCCACTAAAGACGGCATTTCCATTAATCTGCATTTTGGTCACGCCAAAACGTTCTGGATCTATGAACTGCAGGCCGGTCAATTTACACTGCTGGAAAAGCGGGACGTCGATCATTACTGCCAGGGCGGATCCGGCGATTCCTCGGCCATGCAGAAAATTCTGCAAACCCTGACGGATTGCCGCTGGGTATTTGTTGCCCGCATCGGGGACGGACCGATTGCAAAACTCAACGCCATCGGCGTCGAACCCGTGGATACCTTTGCTCACCTGGGCATCGATGAAGCGCTCAAGTCGCTTGCCTCCCAGCTGGACGAACCCGCCGGCGGTACAGCCTCGGAATAA
- the arsD gene encoding arsenite efflux transporter metallochaperone ArsD has translation MKTLKIYDPAMCCSSGVCGPDVDTELVQLANFLKNLDPCSVKVERYNLSQEPAEYTKEPVAGVLKEKGTDALPFVMIDDEVVSSGKYPELKTLAERLGMAEILLDVQDCSGCTGCC, from the coding sequence ATGAAAACACTGAAAATCTATGATCCCGCCATGTGCTGTTCTTCCGGAGTTTGCGGTCCGGATGTGGATACCGAACTGGTGCAGTTAGCCAACTTTCTGAAAAACCTCGATCCGTGCAGTGTGAAAGTGGAACGTTATAATCTTTCACAGGAACCGGCTGAATATACCAAAGAACCGGTTGCCGGCGTACTGAAAGAAAAAGGCACGGATGCGCTGCCGTTTGTGATGATTGATGATGAGGTGGTTAGCAGCGGAAAATATCCGGAGTTGAAAACATTGGCTGAACGACTTGGCATGGCGGAGATTTTGTTAGATGTGCAGGATTGTTCCGGCTGTACCGGTTGTTGCTGA